From a region of the Cyclopterus lumpus isolate fCycLum1 chromosome 5, fCycLum1.pri, whole genome shotgun sequence genome:
- the LOC117730687 gene encoding MICOS complex subunit Mic10-like, producing the protein MAAEHGRKWDRCLADTAVKTVTGLAVGVVFSVLLFKRRTWPVSLGSGLGLGMGYANCQHDFRSPYLVHGNMVKDQ; encoded by the exons ATGGCAGCCGAACACGGACGGAAATGGGACCGCTGTCTTGCTGATACAGCCGTCAAAACAG TAACTGGTCTTGCTGTGGGCGTTGTGTTCTCCGTCCTTCTCTTTAAAC GTCGCACATGGCCTGTCTCACTTGGCTCAGGTTTGGGACTGGGAATGGGATACGCCAACTGCCAGCATGACTTTAGGTCACCATACCTGGTTCATGGCAACATGGTTAAG GACCAGTAA
- the capzb gene encoding F-actin-capping protein subunit beta isoform X2, whose protein sequence is MNDQQLDCALDLMRRLPPQQIEKNLSDLIDLVPSLCEDLLSSVDQPLKIARDKVVGKDYLLCDYNRDGDSYRSPWSNKYEPPIEDGAMPSARLRKLEVEANNAFDQYRDLYFEGGVSSVYLWDLDHGFAGVILIKKAGDGSKKIKGCWDSIHVVEVQEKSSGRTAHYKLTSTVMLWLQTTKTGSGTMNLGGSLTRQMEKDETVGESSPHIANIGRLVEVVRESVP, encoded by the exons ATG AATGACCAGCAGCTGGACTGTGCCCTGGACCTGATGAGGCGTCTGCCTCCTCAGCAGATTGAGAAAAACCTCAGTGACCTCATTGACCTG gTGCCCAGTCTGTGTGaggacctcctctcctctgtggaCCAGCCCTTGAAGATTGCCCGGGATAAGGTGGTGGGGAAAGACTATCTGCTCTGTGATTACAATCGAGACGGCGACTCCTACAG ATCCCCGTGGAGTAATAAGTATGAACCACCCATTGAAGACGGTGCAATGCCTTCAGCTCGCCTGAGGAAACTCGAGGTTGAAGCCAATAACGCCTTTgaccagtacagagacct GTACTTTGAGGGTGGTGTGTCCTCTGTGTACCTCTGGGACTTGGATCATGGCTTCGCCGGAGTTATTCTCATCAAGAAGGCTGGGGATGGATCCAAGAAGATCAAAGGGTGCTGGGACTCCATCCATGTGGTGGAGGTGCAG GAGAAGTCCAGTGGTCGTACTGCTCACTACAAACTCACCTCCACCGTCATGCTGTGGCTCCAGACAACCAAGACCGGCTCCGGCACCATGAACCTGGGCGGCAGTCTTACAAGACAG ATGGAAAAAGATGAGACAGTTGGAGAGTCCTCACCCCACATCGCCAACATTGGCCGCCTTGTCGAA GTGGTCAGGGAGAGTGTTCCATAA